CGTCCTCCCCGCCGACGCGCCTCTGCCGTCGCTCTCGCAACCGCAATGCAACCACGCCTACGACCTCTTCCTCCAATTCGACCGCGAGGAGAATCCTTTCGCGCTCTTCCGCCTCCACCGCCTCCGCGACAGCTTCTCCGACCTCAAGCGCGATATCCAGCGCGACCTCCGCAAGTGCCACTCGCGAATCCGCCTCTTCCGCCACGGCGCCGCGGGCTGCGCCCTCTGCTTCGTCGCCGCCGCTGCCGGCACCGTCCTTGTCGCCTCCATCGTCGCCGTGCATGCTGTAGTAGGGTTTAGCGCCCTCTCCGCGGCACCGTTTTGCGTCCCTCGGCAGAAGAAGAGGGAGCTTGCGAGGCTGAAGCAGCTTGAGGTTGTGGAGAATGGAACTCATGTGGTGAATGATATTAACACCATTGATAGTCTCGTTGATCGGCTTCAAACTGCGGTGGAAGGAGATAAGGCTTTTGTTAGATTTGCTTTGGAGAGGGGAAGGGAGAGACATCCGATTCAGGAAGTGCTTAAGCAACTTAGAAAGAACCAACCTGTTTTGGAACATTTGCTTGGGGATCTTGAGCAACATATATGCTTCTGCTTTTATAGTGTTAACAAGGCGAGATATGCGCTCCTCAAAGAGATATGCAGTCATCAAACTTCTTAGTTAGGTCCTTTCAAGGTTTTCAATCGTGGTCACACTGTCCTTGATACTGCAAAAAATTGCAGACATATTGCAGTTGACATGGCAGTTATTACAAATTGAGGTTGCAGAGACTCCGAAAACCTCAGCATTGCAGTCAAAATTGTGGTAGTGAATCGATTTTAAAACCTTGGTTCCTTTCCAGCtagtttttttctatttattgtgTGATGATAGCAGCTCATTCTTGATTTGTGCAAGAATGCAATACTAACTGACCCCATAATCAAAGGTATAGGTTCTGTTTATAATTTGAGACTGACTATATGATATATAGTTATATTATATACACCAAAttgacttgtgttgtttgaatgtATTCACCATTTGATTCATTCATATGAGATAGTGTTTCCAGTGCCAAACAAGTGGCCAACCTTTTGCTTGCCATCAAATTGTATAGATCTTAGATGAATGATTTTTTGTATAGGGTTGATATTTCAGGAAGAGATGAGGGTCTTATGCTCGGTCGTATATGGTATGTAATCAATTGTTAAGCATAATGATGCACTTTAGAGTGTTAATGAGTGTAAATTTGTGATGTTATCTTTTTTATGGTTCTGTTTATAATGCTAATGACGGAATTCCTTTGGGATAATACCTGTTGTGGTGTTTTAGCCATTTTGTCTGTCTGATGAATCCTGTTTAGTTACAGATTCTATCCATATGTTACTGTATGGTTGTTTATTTGGCTTTTTAGTTTTCCTCCTGACATATTGGAACAGGAATAGACacaatttctttgtttttggcTCTGGTTGACTTTCTTCCTAGTATTCTTGTTATTTCATTTTGCAAAAATATGAGAAAACAAAACTGTATATTAGTTTCTCTTTCTCATTAAAATTTCCTCTACTGCTTATTCTTCAGTGCAAATTTTCGTCCTATATGTTGCATTTCATTGTGAACAACAGTTCGCCTTATGTGTTATATTatgagttttttaatttaaattctgaGGCTTTGAGAACAGTTCATCTTATATTGTTATATATCAGTAGCAGATGTTAACACTTCTGTTTTAGCTCATGCTGGTTCATGATCATCTGTTATATCACTTTTATAGTATAAGTGACTTGAACGCCCGTGGCTATTGATGTTCACTAATCATGCTCATGATGATGACCTAGTGCACAATAAAGAGATAGAAGTGTATTCATCCCCGGATTTTAAAGTGGGTAACGATCTTCActataaaagacaaaatgacGAATACATTGTACACAGTGGGTGACTacattcaaataatttaaaagtggGTAGTAGATCTATAAGTAGTATATAAGAGCCTAGTGGGTAAGGTTGTACGTATTGAAATTGTTATTGTTTCCTTCATGGATACAGGTTTAGTTATTAGTATTGTTTTGCAGGTAAGGGGACGAATATTGTAGTACCCTATTCAAACCTTGTCTACTATTGCCCCTGCTCCCCAAATTCCTATTCTATGTCTAAAACCTAGCTTCCAATATCTTTCTCCTGTTCTTATGTGCAATCCACCATTGTAACTAACTGACTATGGATATTTTTGTGGACTTATTGAGTCTGTTCTAACTAACCAGTTGCTGAAATTTGGACCATGTATCTAACAATACTCCCTCAGTTTACCAAAGATATCTTTTGAACAGCTAACAGCAGCAGTATCTGGATTCTGGAAGCACAGGGTTGATCATTACAGTGGTATACATGTCCTCCGTTTCCTTCCTCTCATGGGGGAAAGGCTAATATCCACACAAGCATTTGTTATCAACTCCCTTGGCCAACCATAGTCTGTAGATTCTTCTTTAAAAGTTCCAGTTTCTCCTAATTATTCTGGTATTCAAATTCTAAAATCTACATCTCCAAGTGAACCTAATATATCACCAAATGACAAATCTAGTATGACTTGCTGGACGTGGCCTCTTACTAGCCAGGGAATCAATCCTGTCCTTCCTCCATTTCTTGAAACTTCCTCTCTCTCCCGTGGGNNNNNNNNNNNNNNNNNNNNNNNNNNNNNNNNNNNNNNNNNNNNNNNNNNNNNNNNNNNNNNNNNNNNNNNNNNNNNNNNNNNNNNNNNNNNNNNNNNNNAActtctttgaggttctattctGCCACCACAGGTTTGTGCCTTTTCTTCCTTatgtcttcttcattttctgggGTTGTGCATCTCTAAATTAAGTCCTATTGAATGGTACAGAGAGTGGTTTCCTCTTCAATCCTCACCTTCAGCCTTGGGTCAAATGTCTTTGTTTCCCCTACCTGGATAACTTCTTTTATATCTGTCTGTAGCCTCCAAGGCTCCAAGCTGCCGGTGCATTGATCATCCTGAGAGCTAATGGTTCAAAGATTGTTTTCCATGGTTCTGCACTTCTGCTTCTTGATCGCTAGACCTTCATCTTCCCCTTTATTTTCTTGCACCCAAGAACAAGAACCTTCATCTTCTCCCGTGTTTTCTTGCACCCAGTTTTCCTGTTTCTCATCCTAAAACAGATGCCAATAGATTTAGATCGTATTCCGGATGTAACCATTTGAGCTCTGGGTTCTCAAAGGTCCACCATGTCTCTTTCTAACTGCACCATTTCCACTCTAGCCACAACTCGGGAGCGCCTCCTCTTAGAGCCCTCACAACCTTTGATAGCCTCTCTTCCATGGATGTTCCAAAGGCACCAGAATACTGCTGAATGCTAGTCGTTGTGCAACATTTGAACTACAACAATGTATGGGGATTTTATGTGTTGAGAattttatattgtgataattgttattttagttatttataattttaaaaaatataaaaattcaagtTAGAATTAAGGAtattgtaatataattttatcctgtcAGTTAATAAAAGTCTTTACTTTAGGTCCTAGGTTGATGGTTTGATGGATAATTGATCTACTGAACAATCTTCAGGTCTTAGGTTGGCTtcatcaatttctttttttaacataaaagaaacattatttatattattttggaaTTGAACACAATAGTAAGGTATTTACAACATTCAGACATTTGTTGAATCAACTAAGTTAGAGTTAGActcattatttatattattgtgTGACTCTACGAAAcaactgttttttttatttgtttttctcatttaatataatgtataatataaattaattttaacttccattatttatttatttgagtttaaatatgttattattattataaaagaattaatatttaaaaaatttgaatcattctctttctttaaagtaattatgataagattaatttaactttatttttatagtttgatgtttatattttccttttaagaATTTGTATTTAACATAAAAGTCCCTAAGAACTAACAATTGAGTAAATTAATTTACCTgacttgaaaaaattaaaaattagagtgTATTACAATAATTGTTCAAGATTATCACACAAAACTATAACGCATGTTCTAATAATTTTCCCCTAAAAAAATGTTCTAATAGTTTTTAAGGTTTTGTAACGGCTAAAGGctctttttattcaattaattttattattttcatataaattttttaaataaaaatatagacaatTTTATGTTATCCATCAgaacactaaaagcaacaaagaaatAACTTAAATCCTAACAGACATGATGCCCAAGTCATGGCATTGTTCAAGCATTTCCTCTATGTGTATTGGAATTTCATATATTATGATCTTGCTGCTAAACCTCTGTTGCGGTCTATAAGAAGGCATGTTGGTGAATTGAAGATGATGAAACCCTTGAACATTCACTATCAATTTTTCAGCGCG
The Glycine max cultivar Williams 82 chromosome 16, Glycine_max_v4.0, whole genome shotgun sequence genome window above contains:
- the LOC100793995 gene encoding UPF0496 protein At3g19330 codes for the protein MLECVSFKSSTPTSISSPLPPPSEGNSTEELEEGEGTSATSPNVSREFHRAVEAHSYNEIRSMVQAPPQVHHIDDEDSHHRHVLSQVLQPDSHSVREALAKAKPKSNLTRLVSTYFDHSETASDFCLRLSRSVHRARYLYAPLSDLLSVLPADAPLPSLSQPQCNHAYDLFLQFDREENPFALFRLHRLRDSFSDLKRDIQRDLRKCHSRIRLFRHGAAGCALCFVAAAAGTVLVASIVAVHAVVGFSALSAAPFCVPRQKKRELARLKQLEVVENGTHVVNDINTIDSLVDRLQTAVEGDKAFVRFALERGRERHPIQEVLKQLRKNQPVLEHLLGDLEQHICFCFYSVNKARYALLKEICSHQTS